A stretch of the Prochlorococcus marinus str. MIT 0918 genome encodes the following:
- the rpoB gene encoding DNA-directed RNA polymerase subunit beta: protein MSRSAIQVAKTATYLPDLVEVQRASFKWFLEKGLIEELENFSPITDYTGKLELHFIGDDYRLKRPRHDVEEAKRRDATFASQMYVTCRLVNKETGEIKEQEVFIGELPLMTERGTFIINGAERVIVNQIVRSPGVYFKDEQDKNGRRTYNASVIPNRGAWLKFETDKNDLLHVRVDKTRKINAHVLMRAMGLSDNDVIDKLRHPEYYQKSIQAADDEGISSEDQALLELYKKLRPGEPPSVSGGQQLLQSRFFDPKRYDLGRVGRYKINKKLRLTIPDSLRTLTHEDVLSTIDYLINLELDVGGATLDDIDHLGNRRVRSVGELLQNQVRVGLNRLERIIKERMTVGETDSLTPAQLVNPKPLVAAIKEFFGSSQLSQFMDQTNPLAELTHKRRISALGPGGLTRERAGFAVRDIHPSHYGRLCPIETPEGPNAGLINSLATHARVNSYGFIETPFWKVEEGKVIKEGDPIYLSADLEDECRVAPGDVATDKDGMIIADLIPVRYRQDFEKVPPEQVDYVQLSPVQVISVATSLIPFVEHDDANRALMGSNMQRQAVPLLRPERPLVGTGLETQVARDSGMVPISQVNGTVTFVDANSIVVTDEEGGEHLHDLQKYQRSNQDTCLNQRPIVNNGDKVIIGQVLADGSACEGGEIALGQNVLIAYMPWEGYNYEDAILVSERLVKDDLYTSVHIEKYEIEARQTKLGPEEITREIPNIAEESLGNLDEMGIIRVGAFVESGDILVGKVTPKGESDQPPEEKLLRAIFGEKARDVRDNSLRVPSTERGRVVDVRIYTREQGDELPPGANMVVRVYVAQRRKIQVGDKMAGRHGNKGIISRILPREDMPYLPDGTPVDIVLNPLGVPSRMNVGQVFELLMGWAAAHLDCRVKVVPFDEMYGAEKSYETVQLYLKEAAKLPGKEWVFNPDYPGKLLLRDGRTGEAFDQPVAVGYSHFLKLVHLVDDKIHARSTGPYSLVTQQPLGGKAQQGGQRLGEMEVWALEAYGAAYTLQELLTVKSDDMQGRNEALNAIVKGKPIPRPGTPESFKVLMRELQSLGLDIGVYTDEGKEVDLMQDVNPRRSTPSRPTYESLGSDYQED, encoded by the coding sequence ATGAGTAGAAGCGCCATTCAGGTAGCTAAGACCGCTACATATTTACCCGATTTGGTAGAGGTACAACGGGCAAGCTTCAAATGGTTTTTAGAAAAAGGCTTAATTGAGGAACTTGAGAATTTTTCTCCAATTACTGACTACACTGGAAAGCTAGAACTTCATTTTATAGGTGATGATTATAGGTTAAAGCGCCCTAGGCATGATGTTGAAGAGGCGAAAAGGAGAGATGCTACATTTGCCTCTCAGATGTATGTGACATGTAGATTAGTTAATAAGGAAACTGGAGAAATAAAAGAACAAGAAGTTTTTATAGGCGAGCTTCCTTTGATGACCGAAAGAGGGACATTTATTATTAATGGCGCTGAAAGAGTAATTGTTAATCAAATTGTTAGAAGTCCTGGGGTTTATTTTAAAGATGAGCAAGATAAAAACGGTAGGAGAACTTATAATGCGAGTGTTATTCCTAATCGAGGTGCATGGTTAAAATTTGAAACAGATAAAAATGATCTTCTGCATGTACGAGTAGATAAAACTAGAAAAATAAATGCACATGTTCTCATGAGAGCCATGGGGCTTTCAGATAATGACGTAATAGATAAATTAAGACATCCTGAATATTATCAAAAGTCTATTCAGGCGGCAGATGATGAAGGGATTAGTTCAGAAGATCAAGCATTATTAGAACTATATAAGAAATTAAGACCTGGGGAACCTCCTTCTGTGAGTGGAGGTCAGCAACTTTTACAAAGTAGATTTTTTGATCCTAAAAGATATGATTTAGGTAGGGTAGGAAGATATAAAATAAACAAAAAGCTACGCTTAACTATTCCAGATTCGTTAAGAACATTAACCCATGAAGATGTTCTTTCTACAATTGATTATTTAATCAACTTAGAACTGGATGTTGGTGGAGCTACCTTAGATGATATTGATCATTTAGGTAATCGTAGAGTTAGATCAGTTGGGGAATTACTTCAGAATCAAGTTCGAGTTGGACTTAATCGATTAGAAAGAATAATTAAAGAAAGGATGACTGTTGGTGAAACTGATTCCCTAACTCCAGCTCAATTAGTCAACCCTAAGCCTCTTGTTGCTGCCATTAAGGAATTTTTTGGTTCAAGTCAATTGAGTCAGTTTATGGACCAAACTAATCCATTGGCTGAGTTAACTCATAAAAGACGTATATCTGCCTTAGGCCCTGGAGGTTTAACTAGAGAGAGAGCAGGCTTTGCTGTTCGTGATATTCATCCTTCTCATTATGGTCGTTTATGTCCTATAGAAACTCCTGAAGGACCTAATGCAGGTTTGATCAATTCTCTAGCTACTCATGCAAGAGTTAATTCATATGGTTTTATTGAGACTCCTTTTTGGAAAGTTGAAGAAGGCAAAGTAATTAAAGAAGGAGATCCGATTTATCTTTCTGCAGATTTAGAAGATGAATGCAGAGTTGCACCTGGTGATGTTGCCACAGATAAAGATGGCATGATAATTGCTGATTTAATCCCGGTAAGATATCGACAAGATTTTGAGAAGGTTCCTCCTGAACAAGTTGATTATGTTCAACTGTCTCCTGTCCAAGTTATTTCAGTTGCTACATCTTTAATACCATTTGTTGAACATGACGATGCCAATAGAGCACTCATGGGTTCAAACATGCAACGTCAGGCAGTTCCACTTTTACGGCCAGAGCGACCCCTGGTAGGAACTGGTTTAGAAACCCAAGTTGCTAGGGATTCTGGAATGGTTCCTATCTCTCAGGTAAATGGAACGGTAACTTTTGTAGATGCTAATTCCATTGTTGTTACTGATGAAGAAGGGGGGGAGCATTTGCATGATTTACAGAAGTATCAAAGATCTAATCAAGACACCTGTTTAAATCAAAGGCCAATAGTAAATAACGGTGACAAGGTTATTATTGGCCAAGTATTGGCAGATGGCTCTGCTTGCGAAGGTGGGGAAATTGCATTAGGACAAAATGTTTTAATCGCATATATGCCTTGGGAAGGTTATAACTATGAAGATGCGATTTTAGTTAGTGAGAGATTAGTTAAAGATGATCTGTATACTTCAGTACATATAGAAAAATATGAGATAGAAGCTCGTCAGACAAAATTAGGACCTGAAGAAATTACACGTGAAATTCCAAATATTGCTGAAGAGAGTTTAGGGAATCTCGATGAAATGGGAATTATTCGAGTAGGAGCTTTTGTAGAGAGTGGAGATATTCTTGTCGGGAAAGTTACTCCTAAAGGTGAATCTGATCAACCCCCTGAAGAAAAACTATTGAGAGCTATTTTTGGTGAAAAGGCTAGAGATGTAAGAGATAATTCTCTTAGAGTACCTAGTACAGAAAGAGGACGTGTTGTTGACGTAAGAATATATACCAGAGAACAAGGAGATGAACTCCCCCCTGGTGCAAATATGGTTGTTAGAGTCTATGTAGCCCAACGAAGAAAGATTCAGGTTGGCGATAAGATGGCTGGCAGGCATGGCAATAAAGGAATAATTAGTAGGATTTTGCCAAGAGAAGACATGCCTTATTTGCCTGATGGTACCCCAGTAGACATAGTTCTAAATCCACTTGGTGTACCTAGCAGGATGAACGTAGGTCAAGTGTTTGAATTGTTAATGGGTTGGGCCGCAGCTCATTTGGATTGCAGAGTTAAAGTAGTCCCCTTTGATGAAATGTATGGAGCAGAAAAATCTTACGAAACAGTGCAGCTATATCTAAAAGAAGCTGCTAAATTGCCTGGGAAAGAATGGGTATTTAACCCTGATTATCCAGGTAAGCTTTTATTGCGTGACGGCCGGACTGGAGAAGCATTTGACCAACCAGTGGCAGTTGGGTATTCCCATTTCCTTAAATTAGTCCACCTTGTTGATGACAAAATTCATGCAAGATCTACTGGACCTTACTCTCTTGTCACCCAACAACCTTTAGGAGGTAAAGCTCAACAAGGTGGCCAGCGTTTAGGAGAGATGGAGGTATGGGCCTTAGAGGCATACGGGGCAGCATATACATTGCAAGAACTTCTCACAGTTAAGTCAGATGATATGCAAGGTAGAAATGAAGCACTAAATGCGATAGTGAAAGGTAAACCAATTCCTAGGCCAGGGACTCCTGAATCCTTTAAGGTGTTAATGCGAGAGTTGCAATCATTAGGATTGGATATTGGTGTATATACAGATGAAGGAAAAGAAGTTGATTTAATGCAAGATGTTAATCCTAGAAGGAGTACTCCAAGTAGACCAACATATGAATCATTAGGTTCTGATTATCAAGAGGATTAA